Proteins found in one Paraburkholderia caballeronis genomic segment:
- a CDS encoding diaminopropionate ammonia-lyase → MFTSNRHVLRSPYPDQLKAILNIASATQSRDWLSHWSQIDMTGTPLWNLPGLAQQLGVAQISLKDESARSPLGSFKALGAPIALLRLIMRRWPDHQLTAKDLFEGRHRGLLGQFTVISATDGNHGKALAAAAQAVGCQCVIVIHANVNEERERAIAAYGAQIVRSAGNYDESVEEAARLATKNNWNVVSDTSYDGYEDIPRDVMQGYSTIAAEVVEQSGSTADRCAFTHVFVQGGVGGLAAGVVGYLWEFHQLKRPRFVVVEPKQADCLYQSAVAGQVTKATGSVDSLMAGLACGEASPLAWKILQAGADHFMTVRDTDATEAMRVAATGNHRDAPLLVGESGAAGLAGLMTLLQQSAWKMEAGLDAESRVLLISTEGATAPSVYAECVGETAESVLARQAAWLKRAA, encoded by the coding sequence ATGTTCACTTCCAACAGGCATGTTCTGCGTTCGCCTTACCCCGATCAGTTGAAGGCCATCCTGAACATCGCGTCGGCGACGCAAAGCCGCGACTGGCTTTCGCACTGGTCGCAAATCGACATGACCGGGACCCCGTTGTGGAATTTGCCCGGGCTCGCCCAGCAGCTCGGCGTCGCGCAGATCAGCCTCAAGGATGAGTCCGCCCGGTCGCCGCTCGGCAGCTTCAAGGCGCTTGGCGCACCCATTGCGCTGCTGCGGCTGATCATGCGTCGCTGGCCCGACCATCAGTTGACCGCGAAAGACCTGTTCGAAGGGCGTCATCGCGGCCTCCTCGGACAATTCACCGTAATCAGCGCGACCGACGGCAACCACGGCAAGGCGTTGGCCGCAGCGGCACAGGCGGTCGGATGCCAGTGCGTGATCGTGATCCACGCGAACGTGAACGAAGAGCGCGAGCGGGCGATTGCCGCATATGGCGCGCAGATCGTGCGCAGCGCCGGCAATTACGATGAATCAGTCGAAGAGGCCGCACGGCTGGCCACGAAGAACAACTGGAACGTCGTGTCCGACACGTCATATGACGGATACGAGGACATTCCGCGCGACGTCATGCAGGGCTACAGTACTATCGCCGCGGAGGTCGTGGAGCAGTCCGGCAGCACGGCCGATCGATGCGCGTTTACGCATGTGTTCGTACAAGGCGGTGTGGGCGGCCTCGCAGCCGGCGTCGTCGGTTATCTCTGGGAATTTCATCAGCTCAAACGCCCACGCTTTGTGGTGGTCGAGCCGAAGCAGGCGGACTGTCTTTACCAAAGCGCAGTGGCCGGCCAGGTAACCAAGGCCACGGGCTCGGTCGACTCGCTCATGGCGGGTCTCGCATGCGGAGAAGCGTCGCCCCTCGCCTGGAAAATCCTGCAGGCAGGTGCGGATCATTTCATGACTGTCCGCGACACCGACGCGACCGAAGCAATGCGCGTAGCCGCGACAGGCAACCACCGCGACGCCCCCCTCCTCGTCGGAGAGTCGGGTGCGGCTGGCCTCGCCGGTCTCATGACGCTGCTTCAACAATCCGCATGGAAGATGGAAGCCGGACTCGACGCCGAATCACGCGTGCTGCTCATCAGCACCGAAGGGGCTACGGCGCCATCCGTCTACGCGGAATGCGTCGGAGAAACAGCGGAGTCGGTGCTCGCGAGGCAAGCTGCGTGGCTGAAACGCGCGGCCTGA